In Acetobacteroides hydrogenigenes, a genomic segment contains:
- a CDS encoding carboxypeptidase-like regulatory domain-containing protein → MNSKQETKYVMEQSTRDFLGRNKEITDKLPTFNVLFPRFTSNLQQIGDICGLKVADKTGTAVKKEQLRTSLATKAFGIAIKTEAYAKINGNPVLAAEVHFTESELLHAPDSKLIDKANLIYIKANANISKLAEYGVTPEMLTELKDATTLFNNEIPSMRIERNESKAATHQLNRIFTENDEILEKIDLLVEVVRTTHPEFYSQYKSIRKVQGKKSTTLSLTTKIVSASNGEPIKGAKATFFAASKAAVASATKESKPIVKKTAEKGIFKVKSLPEGTYTVIIEKSGYATITETVSISDNEMTTLDIKMDKN, encoded by the coding sequence ATGAACAGCAAGCAAGAAACCAAGTATGTAATGGAGCAGTCTACCCGCGATTTCTTAGGTAGAAACAAGGAAATTACCGATAAGCTTCCAACATTTAACGTTCTCTTCCCTCGGTTTACCAGCAATCTCCAGCAAATTGGGGACATATGCGGGTTAAAGGTGGCCGACAAAACAGGAACGGCTGTAAAAAAGGAGCAGCTACGTACCAGCCTAGCTACAAAAGCCTTTGGCATTGCCATCAAAACCGAAGCTTACGCTAAGATTAACGGTAATCCCGTGCTGGCAGCAGAAGTACACTTCACCGAATCGGAGCTGCTGCATGCACCCGACTCCAAGCTCATCGATAAGGCAAACCTTATTTACATAAAGGCAAATGCCAATATCAGTAAGCTGGCCGAATACGGTGTAACGCCCGAAATGCTAACAGAGCTTAAGGATGCAACTACGCTCTTTAACAACGAAATCCCATCGATGCGCATCGAAAGAAACGAATCGAAGGCTGCCACCCATCAGCTGAACCGAATCTTTACGGAGAATGACGAAATTCTCGAGAAGATCGATCTTTTAGTTGAAGTTGTTCGCACCACTCATCCTGAGTTTTACAGCCAGTACAAGAGCATCCGCAAGGTTCAGGGCAAGAAATCAACGACGCTATCGCTGACAACAAAGATCGTAAGCGCCTCCAATGGCGAACCCATAAAGGGTGCAAAGGCAACCTTCTTTGCTGCATCAAAAGCAGCAGTAGCATCGGCAACAAAAGAATCTAAACCCATCGTAAAGAAAACTGCCGAAAAGGGCATCTTTAAGGTTAAGAGCTTACCCGAAGGAACCTATACCGTTATAATTGAGAAGTCAGGGTATGCAACCATTACCGAAACCGTAAGCATATCGGATAATGAAATGACAACGCTGGATATAAAAATGGATAAGAACTAA